A single genomic interval of Oreochromis aureus strain Israel breed Guangdong linkage group 12, ZZ_aureus, whole genome shotgun sequence harbors:
- the nmrk1 gene encoding nicotinamide riboside kinase 1 isoform X2, with amino-acid sequence MTNGGKTTLATSLQEQIPNSCIIAQDSYFKDDSEVPVDSNGFKQYDILEALHMQMMMRDVDSWRRDPELFLRQQGLESQLIPPSVDKEVFVLIVEGFLIFNYRPLDELFDKKYFMEIPYDACKRRRSLRVYTPPDPPGYFDGYVWPMYLKNREEIESDTSEFVFLDGLKPKEELLAAVYKDICQEIQRLREKN; translated from the exons atGACCAATGGAGGAAAAACTACACTTGCCACAAGTCTGCAAGAGCAAATACCCAACAGCTGCATCATTGCACAGGATTCATATTTTAAG GATGACTCTGAGGTGCCGGTGGACAGCAATGGGTTCAAGCAATATGACA TCCTCGAGGCTCTGCACATGCAGATGATGATGAGGGACGTTGACTCCTGGCGAAGAGATCCCGAGTTGTTCCTCAGACAGCAAGGCCTGGAGAGCCAGCTTATACCACCATCAGTCGATAAGGAGGTGTTCGTGCTCATAGTGGAAGGCTTCCTCATTTTCAACTACAG GCCTCTGGATGAATTGTTTGACAAAAAATATTTCATGGAAATACCTTATGATGCCTGCAAGAGGAGACGAAG TTTAAGAGTGTACACACCTCCTGATCCTCCTGGCTACTTCGACGGATACGTGTGGCCAATGTACCTGAAAAACCGAGAAGAGATCGAGAGCGACACATCGGAATTTG taTTTCTGGATGGTTTGAAGCCAAAAGAAGAGCTGCTGGCAGCTGTGTATAAAGATATTTGTCAGGAAATACAAAGACTCAGAG agaaaaactga
- the nmrk1 gene encoding nicotinamide riboside kinase 1 isoform X1: MKTLIVGIGGMTNGGKTTLATSLQEQIPNSCIIAQDSYFKDDSEVPVDSNGFKQYDILEALHMQMMMRDVDSWRRDPELFLRQQGLESQLIPPSVDKEVFVLIVEGFLIFNYRPLDELFDKKYFMEIPYDACKRRRSLRVYTPPDPPGYFDGYVWPMYLKNREEIESDTSEFVFLDGLKPKEELLAAVYKDICQEIQRLREKN; the protein is encoded by the exons ATGAAGACACTAATTGTAGGAATTGGTGG gatGACCAATGGAGGAAAAACTACACTTGCCACAAGTCTGCAAGAGCAAATACCCAACAGCTGCATCATTGCACAGGATTCATATTTTAAG GATGACTCTGAGGTGCCGGTGGACAGCAATGGGTTCAAGCAATATGACA TCCTCGAGGCTCTGCACATGCAGATGATGATGAGGGACGTTGACTCCTGGCGAAGAGATCCCGAGTTGTTCCTCAGACAGCAAGGCCTGGAGAGCCAGCTTATACCACCATCAGTCGATAAGGAGGTGTTCGTGCTCATAGTGGAAGGCTTCCTCATTTTCAACTACAG GCCTCTGGATGAATTGTTTGACAAAAAATATTTCATGGAAATACCTTATGATGCCTGCAAGAGGAGACGAAG TTTAAGAGTGTACACACCTCCTGATCCTCCTGGCTACTTCGACGGATACGTGTGGCCAATGTACCTGAAAAACCGAGAAGAGATCGAGAGCGACACATCGGAATTTG taTTTCTGGATGGTTTGAAGCCAAAAGAAGAGCTGCTGGCAGCTGTGTATAAAGATATTTGTCAGGAAATACAAAGACTCAGAG agaaaaactga